The genomic stretch GGATGAAGACACCAATGGTTTTGAAATCCTGAATGTAAAAGGATGGGATTACCCAAGTTTAGTGGAAACCTATGAGAAAGCAGAAAAAATAGCTCGCGAGCAGCACGTTCCTGTATTGATTCATGTTAATGAAATCACTCAGCCGCAAGGCCACTCTACATCTGGTTCGCATGAGCGCTACAAAAATGAGCAGCGCCTTAAGTGGGAACAAGAATTTGACTGTATCAAAAAGATGCGCGAGTGGATGATAATGAGCGCGGTGGCTACAGAAGAAGAATTGGTAGACATTGAAAAAGCTGCTAAAAAAGTAGCTCGTGAAGCTAAAACTGCAGCTTGGAGCAACTTTATCAATCCTATTAAAGAAGAAGTAAACACCGTAGTGGGTATGATTGAAGCTGCTGCCGCAAAATCTTCGAATAGTGAGGAAATTTCGGCAATGGCTGCTACTCTAAAAAGCACTATGGATCCTTTGCGAAAAGATGCTATTTCTGCAGCACGCAGAGCGGTATGGGCACTTCGCAATGACGGTGATGCCAGCGCAGAGTTAAAAAATTGGCTAGAAGCCGAAAACGTAAAAAACAAAGATCGTTACAACGATTACCTATATAGTCAATCCGATTTAAGTCCTCTTCGCATTGAAGAGGTTGCTCCAATTTATAGCGATGATTCGAAAGAAGTTGACGCTCGAATTATCCTTAAAGAAAACTTTGACCGACTACTTACTGAAAAACCAGAAGTGTTAATCTTTGGGGAAGACAGCGGTAAAATTGGCGATGTAAACCAAGGTTTGGAAGGACTTCAGGAGAAGCATGGCGAAGGCCGTGTGTTTGACACTGGTATTCGTGAAGCTACTATTATGGGTCAAGGTATAGGAATGGCGATGCGTGGTTTGCGCCCAATCGCTGAAATCCAATATTTAGATTACTTGCTATATGCACTTCAAATAATGAGTGATGATTTGGCAACTGTACACTACAGAACCAAAGGTCGTCAAAAAGCTCCGGTTGTAATTCGTACTCGTGGCCACCGTTTAGAAGGTGTATGGCACAGCGGTTCTCCAATGGGATCTATTATTAATACCGTTCGCGGAGTTCATGTTTTAGTACCAAGAAACATGACTAAAGCAGCTGGATTTTATAATACCATGCTGGAAAGTGATGACCCTGCACTTATCGTGGAATGTCTAAATGGTTACCGTTTGAAAGAGCGTACTCCTGATAACCTTAGCGAAATAAGGACCCCACTTGGTGTAGTTGAAACTATCCGCGAAGGAAGTGACCTTACCCTTGTAACTTATGGCAGTAGCTGCCGAATTGCAATGGATGCTGCTAATCTTCTAGAAGAAATGGGTATCGACATGCAGGTGATTGATGTACAGTCTCTACTTCCTTTTGATAGAAACCATGACATTGTAAAAAGCCTGGCAAACACCAATCGCTTGGTAGTGATGGATGAAGATGTGCCTGGTGGTGCAAGCGCATTCATTATGCAGCAAGTGCTAGAAGAGCAAGGTGGTTACAAGCATTTGGATAGCAAGCCGCTTAGCATTACTGCAAAAGCTCACCGCCCTGCTTATGGTACCGATGGAGATTATTTCTCTAAGCCATCAGCTGACGATATTGTAGAGCAAGTATATGCCATGATGCACGAAGCTGACCCTACTCGCTTTCCAGCAATTTAATTTTTTGGACTTAAAATATTTCCCTTGGAAAACAGACAACCCCGGTTGCACAAAAACCTCATTGAGGCTGTAATAGATTCACTTGAAACCATCTTTGGTAAAGGTTTTTATGCAGACAAAGTGATTGAACGCACACTTAAATCCAACCCAAAATGGGGCTCTCGCGACAGAGCTTTTATTGCGGAAAGCACCTACGAAATAGTGCGCTGGTGGAGATACCTATGGGAACTTTATGGCAAGTCGCCTTCGCTAAAGCGAAATGAACTGACCCGAATTTTTGGTCTTTGGTGGCGCCTTAATGGTCAGGAGCTACCAGAGTGGCATGGCTTTGAAGCGGTTCAGGATATTGACATAAAAAGTGCAAAACGCTCGCTTCCCAATGATGTAGGCGTGCAGCAGTCCTTTCCTATTTGGTTTGACGAACTGGCTAATGAAGATTTAGGCAAAGATTGGCCAATTATCGCTCAAAATCTCAACCTTCCTGCAGAATTGATAATAAGGGCAAATACCCTAAAAACCACTCGCCAGGAATTGAAAACCATTTTTAAGAAAGAAGGTGTGGAAACGCACAATTTCTCAGAAAATGAGGTCGGCTTGATCTTTAAGCAACGCCAAAATATCTTTAGCAATGCAAGTTTCAAAAGTGGCCTTTTTGAAGTTCAGGATGGTGGTTCGCAACTTATCGCTCCGTTCCTTAGGCCAGAGCCTGGAATGAAGGTAATTGATGCTTGTGCCGGTGCCGGAGGTAAGACACTTCACCTTGCTGCGCTTATGCAAAACAAAGGTTCGCTCATTGCCATGGATGTGGAAGAGCGAAAACTTGTGGAACTAAAAAGACGCGCCAAGAGAAATGGTGCTCACAATATTGAAATCAAGCACATCGAGGGTTCAAAAACCATCAAGAGATTGAAGGACAAAGCTGATCGTCTTTTGCTTGATGTTCCATGTTCGGGTACGGGAGTTATAAAACGTAACCCTGATACCAAGTGGAAAATCAAACCTGAAGATTTGGAAAAAGTAAAAGGGATTCAACAAGATATTCTAAACGATTACTCCACTATGCTTAAGTCTGGTGGAATGATGGTTTATGCTACATGCTCCATTCTACACAGCGAAAACGAAGATCAGGTAAAGACGTTTTTGGCCAAGCGTGAAGATTTTAAATTGATTGAAGAAAAGCGCGTGAACCCATCCAAAGTATCGGATGGTTTTTACATGGCTCTACTTCAAAAAGCTTAAGCAAGCTATTAGTGGGTACTACGTTTTAACTTGAAATTGTCTTAAATTTACGAGTATGGAAATACTGAATGTAGAAATACTAAACCCCAAAGCCAAAAAGCTTCTGATGAATTTGATGGATATGAAACTTATAAAAGTTTCTAAATCTGAATTCAAGCGAGACAAGTTTTTTGAACTGCTGAAAGACTTGAGGAAAGAGGAGTCACCTTCATTGGAGGACATCCAAAAAGAGGTAAAGGCTGTACGTAAGCAGATGAATGACGGAGAATGAGAATTGTATTGGATACCAATATTTGGATAAGTTATCTCCTTTCTCCCCATTTAAGCTGGCTCGATCATTTTTTCAAAAATCCTGAATTTCACTTATTATTTAGTGAACAGCTACTTTCTGAATTTCTAAGAGTAGCTAAAAAACCTAAGCTCCAAAAGTACTTTTCCGACAAACAACTCACCGATCTTCTTTTGCGTTTTGAAGAGTATGGTGTAATGATAGATGTTCATTCAAATTATGAACTTTGCCGTGATCCTGATGATAACTTTCTTTTAAACCTTGCTGTAGATGGCCATGCCAATTTTTTAGTGAGCGGAGATGATGATTTACTTGTTTTAGGAAAAATCGACACTTGCCAAATAATTTCACTTACCCAACTTAAGGAACACATTTCATGAAAACCACCGAAAGCGATTCTCTATACAATCATCTGGAAAAGATGAGCACACAAGATCTTTTGACTAACATTAATAATGAAGATCAAAAGGTGGCACTGGCTGTGCAAACGTGCATTCCAGAAATAGAGAAATTGGTGGATGTGGTGGTTGAAAAAATGAAAGTTGGTGGTCGCCTTTTCTACATTGGTGCCGGCACCAGCGGACGTTTGGGTATTTTAGATGCCTCTGAGCTCCCTCCTACTTTTGGCGCTGATCCCAATATGGTGGTTGGCCTTATTGCCGGTGGCGACACCGCTATTCGCAAAGCTGTAGAATTTGCCGAAGATGATACCCAAGGTGCTTTGCGCGATTTGGGAGAATTTGACATCAACACAAACGATATGGTTTTGGGCATTGCTGCCTCAGGAACCACTCCTTACGTAATAGGGGGATTAAAAGAATGCCGAAAACGAGGAATTGCCACAGCCTGCATTACCTGCAATGCTGATGCTCCCGTTATCGCTGAAGCAGATTTTCCTATAGTAGCTGTGGTAGGCCCTGAGTTTGTAACTGGAAGTACTCGCATGAAAGCCGGCACCGCTCAAAAACTAATTCTCAATATGATTTCTACCACCACCATGATAAAGCTTGGCCGCGTAAAGGGCAACAAAATGGTGGATATGCAGCTTAGCAACAACAAGCTTGTAGACCGTGGCACCCGCATGATTATGAGCGAAACCGGTACTGATGCTGAAACTGCTGAAAGACTATTGAAAGAGCATGGAGGTGTAAGGAAAGCGGTTGAGGCGTTTTTGAAGTAAGTATCTTCATGCCCTTTTTCCCATTGCTGCAAAAAGGACCAAAAAGATTTTGGTATTTAATTTTGAACAGGATAAGAACTCCGTGAATTAGTTGATTAGATTTTTCACTTCCTCTTCTAATCTTACCAATCGCATTATTTAGGTAAATTTCCAATAACCTCTTAATAACAATTACTAACCATGGCATACTTCAATAAAGCAATCTTAAAGGAACTCATACCAGTCTACCCAAGTATCCTTATCGTCTTTGGGTACCTTAAACTCTCCTTATATTATCAGTTCTTCGGGGTACAGATAATTAATTTTATTGATTTTACAGAAATAATAATACTCTTTCTCCCAGATGTAATCTATTACTTGGTATTGCTTAGTTTATCAGTTTTCCTCCACTATGTAATTGCGCCTAGTGGGTATGGCGCATTTGTTAATGTCTCGGAAGATCACGTTAGCGAAAAGTATTTAGTTAATCGGTTCATTAAATATTTTAAATATCATTTCTGGTATTCTATTTCACTAATCATATGCTTTATACTTGTTGTAGTAGCATACTATCTGCACCGACCAAATTTTTCATTCTTATTATTAATCACTTTATTTAGTACACTTCTTTACATACTGGGCTATTTTCTATCCGAAATTCACAGAAAACATCTGCTAAACTCTGGAAAACAACTTAGTGCCACAGTCCACAACATTATATCAGTTATAGTACTGTTCTCTTTTTTCACAATTTCCAACGTTAGCAAAGAGATTAGGAGCTCTCTGAATAACCCGTCCATTGTAAACTTTAAATACCAAGGAAATCAGATTGCAACAAACTCTGAATGTGTTTATCTAGGTGAAACACGCAATTATATTTTTATTCAAGATAAAAGTTCGGAGAATGCCTACGTCTACCCTAAAGACGATATTTCTGAATTTATAATTTCAAAAACTGACGAAAGTCTGATCCTACTTCAGCTACTCACAAGATAAGTCCTTAAAGATCATATATTCAAAAGCTCTATGATTCACCTGCGATGTAGCTGTGAATCATTTACTTCACCCCCTTCTCCTTCATCCAACTCTTCAAATCCTCAAAACACTCAGGGCTTACACCATGTCCCATTGCGTATTCACGGTATTGATGTGAAATGTTGAGTTGTTCCAAAACCTTCATAGCATTCCTTGCCCAATCTACCGGCAAAACTTCATCGGCAGTGCCATGGCTGGCAAATATGTCAAGGTGCTTCAGGCTTTCAGGATTGTACTTTTCAGGAACAATATCCGGCATAATGTATCCACTCAAGGCAATCACCTTTTGAAACTTCTCCGGGTGGCTCAAGCTCAATCCGTAACTCAAAATACTTCCTTGGCTAAAGCCAAGCAGGTTTACATTTTCAGGGTCCGTTCCATAAGCCTCATGAACTTCATCAATAAACTTAAGAATGGCCTCCATACTTTTTTTGGCCTGAGGAACATTGTTCATCTTTTCGCCAAGATTGCTAAAGTCGATTTCATACCATGCATATCCGCCCCAAGGCAAATCGATTGGAGCACGGGCACTAACCACAAAACACTTTTCGTTGAGCATGGGCGCCATGCCAAACAAATCTTGCTCATGGCTACCAAAGCCGTGAAGCATCAATAAAAGTGGTGGTTTTTCGGTTTTCTGTTGCGGTGGTAATACTTCGTGAACTAAACTTAACGATGCACTCATTTATCTAATCTTGTCTTTAAAATAGCTGCCTACGTGGGTGATTTTGTCCGCCTTTCCATGCTCTATGTATTTTTTAATAGCAAAGGCATTGCTGGAAAAAGCAATCTCATCCCATGGAATTTCTTCAGGCGCGAAGAAACGGATTTCTGTGCTTTCTGTGGTCAACTCATATTTATCGCCCACCATGTCTGCTTTAAAAATCAGATACACCTGATTGGCATGTGGAAGATTATATACGGTGTGCAAATTTCCTAACTCCACAGTGGCTCCAGTTTCCTCATACACTTCACGCTTCGCACCTTGCTCCACAGTTTCCTCATTTTCAAGAAAGCCACAAGGCAGATTCCAAAATCCCAGGCGAGGTTCTATTCCTCTGCGGGCAAGCATTATTTTTCCATCTTTATCTATCAGGCAGCCCACCACCATGTTGGGATTTGTATAATGGATGGTGTCACAATCCGGGCACACAAAGCGTGGAAAGTGGTCATCCTCCGGAATTTTATACATCAAGTCGGCACTGCCGCAATTACTACAGTAGTTCACAGTTTTGTTTCAGTTTCCACAAATCTAACAAAGGTTTGGTGTCTCATCACTTCGTCTCTATCGACTGGAAGATGAATTTCCCAAATTCCAGAGCACTATCTAGGGCGTTTTTTTCGATCAGGTCAAAGGTCAAAATCACGGCCTTTTCAACGGCTACCTCAGTTTTTTCGAAGCCTACGCTTTTGTCTCTCTTCCAAAAATTGAGCAAAAACAAAAACTGAAACCATAATAATGAATCATAGGTATCCGTCAATTTGTTTCGTTCGGCAACTCGTCCCAGCCTTACTCCCTCTTCTATAAGTTCCTTTACCCAAGCTTTAAACTCTTTCTTCGTTTCTGCCATCCCGGTAGGTGTACTTCCAAAAGTGGAAAGAACATCTTCAAGTGTAATCATGGCGTAGCTTCTATAACTTTTCATTTGACAGAAAAATTCACTATAAAAGCTCATAAGCTTCTCGCGAATGCTACGTTCCCCATATTCTAAATTCCCCTCCACTGTTTGAATTACCTGATTAAATAAATCGGACCAAATAGCTTCAGCTACTCGCTCAAATGAATTGAAGCACAGATAAAAGTCCTCTTCAGAGATATTCAGCCCTTTGCAAAAAGCATTAATACTTGGCGGCTGATGGCCATTCATTAATATATATTCACGATAGCCGCTTAATATCTGTTTCTTCAAATCCAAGACAGGACTAACTGGATTTTCCATCTGTGCTTCCATTGTGTTTTTAGTTTGTTGGGCAGAACTCTGTAAAGGTTCCTATTATTCATAATAAGCCGTTAAATCAACAAAATAACAATTTGTCTGTTACCCAAGTATAAATCAAAAACTTAATACTATGAAAACATTTATTCTTTCACTGTCACTCAGCATTCTGTTTGCTATACCCTCTTCATTTGCATTAAATGTAGAAACACCACTGGAACAAAAAGCGGAGAAAATTGAAATTAAGCACAAGGAAATCCCCAAAGAAGTAAGGATGGACATTACAGACAAATATCATGGAGCGGAAATCTTAATGGCATACAAGGAAGTGATTGATGGAGAAATAGTGGGCTATCAAGTAGAAGTAAAAAAAGGACCTAAAAAATGGGTTGTATTATATGACAAGAATGGAAATCCTAAAAATACCGTCCAACCTGAGTAACACAATGGGGATTGAGGTAGGCAATGTGTAGACAAATTCCCCAAAACTCACATCACACCAAAATATTTAAGTCGCTGATTTTCAATATTTTTAAGAGCAACTTGATTTTGGTACGGAATTCACTTTATACAAAGCGTGTTACTAACCAAATAACACCTTCAAAATTTAAATATTTTGAGAGTTCTTTAATTTTTCATCTTACTTGCAGCAATGGAGCTTTTGCCCGCTAACATCAAGAGCTTACATTGCCTGTGAATAGCAAATAATTTAGTCTTCATTTAGACAAGAATAGATGTTATAACGCTGAATTTTAGCGAAATAAAACAAAAATTCTAGCTTAGTTTATCAAAAAGACTGTAAATTTGTAAGAGAAGATAACAGCAGCATTTCAATACAATAGTGGTATGAATGTTGCTTAGAAATAAAACAGAGACCACAATGTGGTTCACAATATTTAAAAAGCTATATAAATAGCAGCGTTAGTTTTTAGTTGTTCGAGTTGAGCTGAAGTCACCACTGGAGAGTGGTGACTTCTTTTTTTTATACCTACCTGAACAATTTTATCTAAGTATCTTTATTATAGCTTTAACGCCATGAACATGAAAGATACAAAACCGAAAATATTGGTGGTAGATGACGACACCACCTTTCTACTAATGTTAAAATCCTTTTTAGAAAAGAAGGGTTTTATACCCCACACAGAATCAACCGCAGAAAAAGGCCTTCAAGCTATTGAAGAAAATACCTTTGACCTTATACTTTCAGATTACCGCATGCCTGGTATTGATGGAATTGAAATGCTTAAAATACTCAAGGAAAAAGGTATCACCACTCCCCTTATTTTGATTACGAGCTATGGTGACATCAAACTTGCCGTAAATGCAATGAAGCTTGGTGCTTCAGACTACTTGACCAAACCTGTAAACCCTGAAGAACTTTTGGCTTTGGTTACTTCGGTAATTGAAACGCCACAAGAAAAGTCTGTTCCGCAGGTGAGTGCTCTTGCCAAAAAATCAAACACCAATTCTGACAATACTCCTCAAAGCCATGCTTCAAAAGCTGACTTTGTAAAAGGCGTAAGTCCACAAACCAAAAATGTAAACCAATACATTGATTTAGTTGGCCCAACTAATATGAGTGTTCTCATACAAGGCGAAAGTGGAACGGGTAAAGAATATGTAGCTCGTCAAATTCACAACCTTAGCAAAAGACGAGATAAGGCATTTGTAGCAATAGATTGCGGATCTCTATCCAAAGAACTAGCAGCCAGTGAACTTTTCGGACATATAAAAGGAAGCTTTACTGGAGCGTCTGTAGACCGAGTTGGTCAATTTGAGGTAGCCAATGGTGGAACCCTTTTTCTGGATGAAATTGGTAACCTCAGTTATGAAATACAAGTTAAACTGCTTAGAGCAATTCAGGAGAAAGTAATAAGACGTGTTGGCGGCCGTGATGACATTCCGATTGATGTAAGATTACTTGCTGCTACCAATGAAAATCTTCAGCGTGCCATTGGTGATGGTGAATTCAGGGAAGATTTGTTTCACCGAATAAATGAATTCAAAATTGAAATAGCTCCGCTAAGGGCTAGAACTGAAGAAGTGAAGCAATTTGCCAATCATTTTCTAAATCAAGCTAATGAAGAACTTGAAAAGAATGTAGAAGGCTTTCAGGAAGAAACAATGAACCTACTCATGGAATACGGCTGGCCTGGAAACCTTCGTGAGCTAAAAAATGTGATTAAACGTTCCGTGCTTCTTACGCAAGGTTCACTTGTTGAGAAGAATGCTTTACCAAGTGAAATCTCCAGTAGATATACACAGCAAGCAGAAGATATTCGAAGCATTCAAGATTCTACAGATTTAAAGCAGCTGGAAAGTGCATTGGAGAGACAAAAAATAATGGAAGCTCTTGAGAAGGTAAGGTTTAACAAAACAAAAGCAGCTAAACTTCTAAACATAGATCGCAAGACGCTTTATAATAAAATCAAAACTTATGGGTTGGAGGTTTAACCTCCAACTCTACATTGCTTCCACCTCTTTTCGCAAACTTATAAAGAGCTCTTCAGAAAGCTTTTGAGTTTTATTTATGCGTTCTTCAACCAGCTTTTTTGGCTGAGTGCTGTCTACCAGTTTTTCGAGCTCTTGCAGGTGTTGCATTACCGCTGTAGCTTTTAGTTGGCCAAAAGTATTTTTCATTTTGTGAGCTGTATCACCAACATTCACAAAGTCATTAGCTTCAAAGTACGACTGCAGGAGAGCCAAATGCTCTTCATTAGTTTCCATAAAGGAGACTAAAAATTCTTTAAGTACTCCTGCATCATCTCCCGCAAAGGCATTAAAGTTTTCCAAAGAAAACAAGGGTTCTTCTTCCAAACTGTTTTGATTTTCAGAGTCGGATTCTTCCCCTTCTCCGTGATTTATTCCCGCTAGCAAAGCTGCTATCTCATATTCCTTGAAAGGCTTCAATAAAGTAGCATCTACCTTTTCTAAAGCTGGGTTTTCTGTTTTTTTGATCATTGCATTGGCCGTGCATAGAATCAATGCAGCTCCTTTACTAGCAGAAGACTCAGAACGAATTTCTTCTATCACTTCCAGGCCACTCTTACCTGGCATTTGAAGATCTACCAATATATAATCAAAGAAAGAGCTCGCGGCCTTCTCTATTCCAGTTTCTCCATCATAGCAACTTTCAAAATCAAGCCCCCACCTTTCTAGAGATGGTTTAAGCAAAACGTGATTCATGCTGTCATCATCAATCAACAGCAAGCGTTTGCCTTCCAAATTTATTTCTACACGCTCTAAGTCAAACTTACCACTATACTCATCCTTATCCCCAATTTTAAAGGGAAGCTCCAGTAAAAATACTGAACCCTCATTAATCTCACTTTCCACGGTAATTCTACCTCTTAGTAAGCTTACCAATTTTTTGCTAATGGTAAGCCCCAGTCCCGTTCCTCCATACTTTCTGGAAATTGAAGTATCCTCTTGGCCAAACCCCTCGAAAATGCTAGACAGTTTTTCCGGAGCAATACCTTTCCCCGTATCCTCCACAATAAATTCCAGCCATAGTCTATCCTTCCTCTGGTTTCTGATTTTTACCATTATTTTCACATAACCGTAAGTGGTAAATTTCACACCATTACCAGCAAGATTTATCAGTATTTGCTTTAAGCGAATAGGATCTCCATTCACAATGAGCTCTTCTAACTCAGGGTCAATTTCACTCTTCAGCTCAATCCCTTTATTGATTGCCAAATGCTCCAAAGTCGCTAAGCTTTCATTGACCACCATCGAAACTTTAAACCCTATTTTTTCCAACCTCAACTTACCCGATTCTATTTTAGAGTAATCGAGAATATCATTCACAAGCATCAACAAATGCTCACTACTGCTCCTTACCTTTTGTAATCGCAATCGTTGATCTTCATCTAACCTAGAACTGGCCAACTGCTCCGAAAAACCAATAATTGCATTTAATGGAGTCCTTATTTCATGACTCATATTTGCTAAAAACTCTTCCTTTACGCTGGCCAAATTTTCTGCTTTGCTCTTTGCTTTACGCAATTCTAATTGAAGCTTACGACCAGAAAGTATATCTCTTATAACCAGGTAAATAAGAACCATAGATAAGATTCCACCAAGAATTGCAAATATGGCTACCGAGGTAAATGATTGCTTGGCAACGGATAAAGTTTCCCTTTTTTCCGCATTGCTAACCAACTCCTCAATTCCTTTGATATTTAAAATAATGGATCGCAGCTGGCTGAAGATCATTTGATCCTTTGCCACCATTTCCAATTCTTTACCAGTAAGTAAAGCAGATTGCTGCTGACGCTGAGCTTCTGCTGCCTCTAAAGCTTTTCGAGCTGTTGTAATAAGAGTGTCTACTTTTTCAAAATAAGCGCTGTCATAAGCTACTGTACGCTCTTTTCGCACCTCACTCCTTACCGGAATCGTGTTATCCTCCTTTTCTTTTTTTGACCCAAACACGCGCTGAAACAAACCCGGACTGCTTTCTGACTTCTCGTCATCGGCATCCATGGCTTCAGTGCGGGTTGTGGTGGTCGTGGTAATTTCCTGCTTGGGCATCAAGAGACTATCACGAAGCATAGTTTCTTGAGTGCGAGACAGTGCACGAAGGGCAGAGCGGTCGATTTGTCTTCTGGATTGTCGAACTTTTATGTCAATGAGATTTTCGAAACTTTGCACTTTCTCATTAAACAATAGCCGAAGAGTATCTACTTCCGATTGATATTCTGTGCCAAAACTCTTTTGATATAAGGAATCAATCAGCTCGTTGATTTCACCCACATTCTGAATATAAACTTGCAGGTCTTTTGGGTCAAGTGTAAGCGAATACGTTCTCGCATGGCTTTCCAGAGTTCCAATATCGGTAAGAATGCTTTCCGTAAGCCTGGTTTCGTCTGGTTGGTTATACAATTTATCCAGTGCATAACTAAACTCACGATAGCTCCTAAAGCTAAAAAAACTGATTGCTCCCAGCACCCCTAAAGTGATAAAGAGCACAATTACAATTTTGAAAATAGTATTATCGGGAGTAAACTTCATGACACAAATTTAGCCTTACGGCAAAGGTATTTTGGTTGTGCCAAGATATTAAATGCTTTTCTGAAAAATAAACAAAACCAAGGCTGTGCTTACTATAAGAAAAAGCCTTTAGTAAAGTTCATACATCTCACTTCCCAGAGGCTCGTCTTCTGTTGAGTTCAGAATATCTTGTATCAAATCATCAATCTGTGCATGGGTAACATTTGGCATACAGATAACATGACTTAGATCGCCTTCCGTTGCCAATTGCCATTTTGCCGCTACAACTTTCGGTTGTGGTGGAATAACCACGGTTATGGCATTTGGGTTTCGCCAGGCTGGAATGTTATTAGCTCTAAATTGCGTTAAAGCATACTCTGCCGTTTCACGGCTTTTTGCCACTCTTGCCTTCAGCCCTTCTATGCCTAATTTGCGCAAAGCATACCATAAAAACAATGGACTATGACCGTTTCTTGAACCAGTAATGGTTGTATCTGAACTACCGATATAAGAAACCGCCATCGCGATTCTATCTCTATTAGCTTTCTTTACCACCACTACCCCACACGGTATCGGGCTTCCAATAAACTTGTGACCACTAATGGCAATACTATCTGCACCATCTTTAAAATCAAAAGCAGGACGTGGCTCAGTTAAGGCATTAATTATTCCACCCAAAGCGGCATCACAATGCACATAGTGATGTTGAATCGCCAAGCTTTTCATCACTCGCTTGATTTGTTGAACATCATCAACTGCCTCTGTCATAGTGGTACCAATATTTGCCAAAACAATAGCCGGCACATTTCTATGGTTACGCATAGATTCCTTTAAATCATCATAATCCATTTCACCATTATCCTGAGTTCGGATTACAATACAAGGCATATTTAGCAGGTGTAAATTCTTCTGAACGCTGTAGTGAGTCGATTCAGAATAGTAAACCATAGCCTTTGGGTAGCGCTCTCTGGCTAGGTAAAGCCCATATAAGTTTCCTTCGGAACCACCATTACTCACATAGCCCCACCAATTGTTGGGTTCAGCCCTAAACAGCTTAGCGAAAAAGGCAATCACCTCCTTCTCCATTTCGTTGCTATTCACACCATAAGTGGAATTAATAAAAGGATCACCAAGGTTATTCATTGGGTATTTAAGAAATGGCATTAGCTCATCATAGTCAAAATCCTTTGATACCGGGTAACCCAAAAAGTTTTCGGTGTTAGTGATAACTTTCTCCAAAAGCTCACTGATGATCTGTTTGCTATTATCCATT from Owenweeksia hongkongensis DSM 17368 encodes the following:
- a CDS encoding TetR/AcrR family transcriptional regulator — translated: MEAQMENPVSPVLDLKKQILSGYREYILMNGHQPPSINAFCKGLNISEEDFYLCFNSFERVAEAIWSDLFNQVIQTVEGNLEYGERSIREKLMSFYSEFFCQMKSYRSYAMITLEDVLSTFGSTPTGMAETKKEFKAWVKELIEEGVRLGRVAERNKLTDTYDSLLWFQFLFLLNFWKRDKSVGFEKTEVAVEKAVILTFDLIEKNALDSALEFGKFIFQSIETK
- a CDS encoding sigma-54-dependent transcriptional regulator, yielding MNMKDTKPKILVVDDDTTFLLMLKSFLEKKGFIPHTESTAEKGLQAIEENTFDLILSDYRMPGIDGIEMLKILKEKGITTPLILITSYGDIKLAVNAMKLGASDYLTKPVNPEELLALVTSVIETPQEKSVPQVSALAKKSNTNSDNTPQSHASKADFVKGVSPQTKNVNQYIDLVGPTNMSVLIQGESGTGKEYVARQIHNLSKRRDKAFVAIDCGSLSKELAASELFGHIKGSFTGASVDRVGQFEVANGGTLFLDEIGNLSYEIQVKLLRAIQEKVIRRVGGRDDIPIDVRLLAATNENLQRAIGDGEFREDLFHRINEFKIEIAPLRARTEEVKQFANHFLNQANEELEKNVEGFQEETMNLLMEYGWPGNLRELKNVIKRSVLLTQGSLVEKNALPSEISSRYTQQAEDIRSIQDSTDLKQLESALERQKIMEALEKVRFNKTKAAKLLNIDRKTLYNKIKTYGLEV
- a CDS encoding hybrid sensor histidine kinase/response regulator; this encodes MKFTPDNTIFKIVIVLFITLGVLGAISFFSFRSYREFSYALDKLYNQPDETRLTESILTDIGTLESHARTYSLTLDPKDLQVYIQNVGEINELIDSLYQKSFGTEYQSEVDTLRLLFNEKVQSFENLIDIKVRQSRRQIDRSALRALSRTQETMLRDSLLMPKQEITTTTTTRTEAMDADDEKSESSPGLFQRVFGSKKEKEDNTIPVRSEVRKERTVAYDSAYFEKVDTLITTARKALEAAEAQRQQQSALLTGKELEMVAKDQMIFSQLRSIILNIKGIEELVSNAEKRETLSVAKQSFTSVAIFAILGGILSMVLIYLVIRDILSGRKLQLELRKAKSKAENLASVKEEFLANMSHEIRTPLNAIIGFSEQLASSRLDEDQRLRLQKVRSSSEHLLMLVNDILDYSKIESGKLRLEKIGFKVSMVVNESLATLEHLAINKGIELKSEIDPELEELIVNGDPIRLKQILINLAGNGVKFTTYGYVKIMVKIRNQRKDRLWLEFIVEDTGKGIAPEKLSSIFEGFGQEDTSISRKYGGTGLGLTISKKLVSLLRGRITVESEINEGSVFLLELPFKIGDKDEYSGKFDLERVEINLEGKRLLLIDDDSMNHVLLKPSLERWGLDFESCYDGETGIEKAASSFFDYILVDLQMPGKSGLEVIEEIRSESSASKGAALILCTANAMIKKTENPALEKVDATLLKPFKEYEIAALLAGINHGEGEESDSENQNSLEEEPLFSLENFNAFAGDDAGVLKEFLVSFMETNEEHLALLQSYFEANDFVNVGDTAHKMKNTFGQLKATAVMQHLQELEKLVDSTQPKKLVEERINKTQKLSEELFISLRKEVEAM
- a CDS encoding histidine decarboxylase → MDNSKQIISELLEKVITNTENFLGYPVSKDFDYDELMPFLKYPMNNLGDPFINSTYGVNSNEMEKEVIAFFAKLFRAEPNNWWGYVSNGGSEGNLYGLYLARERYPKAMVYYSESTHYSVQKNLHLLNMPCIVIRTQDNGEMDYDDLKESMRNHRNVPAIVLANIGTTMTEAVDDVQQIKRVMKSLAIQHHYVHCDAALGGIINALTEPRPAFDFKDGADSIAISGHKFIGSPIPCGVVVVKKANRDRIAMAVSYIGSSDTTITGSRNGHSPLFLWYALRKLGIEGLKARVAKSRETAEYALTQFRANNIPAWRNPNAITVVIPPQPKVVAAKWQLATEGDLSHVICMPNVTHAQIDDLIQDILNSTEDEPLGSEMYELY